One part of the Malus sylvestris chromosome 2, drMalSylv7.2, whole genome shotgun sequence genome encodes these proteins:
- the LOC126605719 gene encoding zinc finger CCCH domain-containing protein 64-like isoform X2: MAPPKILLSGDVSGNLKQLFKRVVSVNKSAAGPFDALLCVGQFFPDSADQLDEFNDYIEGRAQIPLPTYFIGDYGVGAAKVLLAATRDAGNQGFKLDGLKICNSLYWLKGSGKFTLHGLSVAYLSGQQSSDSQQFGTYNQDDVDVLRAIAEEPGIIDLFLTNKWPSGITNRANISDAPSGVSEPFGTDNIVAELVAEIKPRYHIAGTKGVFYAREPYSNVDAVHVTRFLGLAPVGNKDKQKFIHALSPTPASTMSAIEIRAKSTTTTLSPYTYEEKTAHSIEAGKRSSDSISDSQYWRYDVPQKRQKHGDGNRLCFKFVSSGSCPRGESCNFQHDVDAREQSLRGVCFDFMNKGKCERGPECKFKHSLQDEGDSNSQPGRGSGNANRNRSTECWFCLSSPKVESHLIISIGEHYYCALAKGPLVEDHVLLIPIGHSPNTVSLPSECDIELDKFQNALKKYYNKQGKEVVFFEWASKRTTHANLQVVPVPSAKAAALKNIFNLAAERQGFKFTTMKSSNNYDGRTLLGEQFDRNFSFFYVQLPDGTILSHSIEENENFLPQFGRQVMAGLLKKADRDDWKNCTDSKEEETKMVEDFKSGFGEFDPNK; the protein is encoded by the exons ATGGCTCCCCCCAAAATTCTGCTCTCCGGCGACGTTTCAGGCAACCTAAAGCAGCTCTTCAAACGCGTCGTTTCG GTCAACAAATCGGCGGCGGGTCCATTCGACGCGCTGCTCTGCGTGGGCCAGTTCTTCCCCGACTCGGCGGACCAGCTCGACGAGTTCAACGATTACATCGAAGGCCGGGCCCAAATTCCTCTCCCGACCTACTTCATCGGCGACTACGGCGTCGGCGCCGCCAAGGTCCTCCTAGCTGCGACGAGAGACGCCGGCAACCAAGGCTTCAAATTGGACGGCTTGAAGATTTGCAACAGCCTCTACTGGTTGAAAGGCAGTGGCAAGTTCACGCTCCACG GGTTATCTGTGGCATATTTATCTGGTCAGCAATCTTCGGATAGCCAACAGTTTGGGACGTATAATCAGGACGATGTTGATGTATTGCGAGCGATTGCTGAGGAGCCAGGAATTATTGACTTGTTCCTAAC TAATAAATGGCCAAGCGGGATCACTAATAGAGCAAATATATCTGATGCTCCCTCTGGAGTTTCCGAGCCTTTTGGCACTGACAATATTGTGGCAGAGTTAGTAGCCGAGATCAAGCCACG CTATCATATTGCAGGCACGAAAGGCGTGTTCTATGCACGTGAACCTTACTCTAACGTTGATGCTGTGCATGTCACACGCTTCTTGGGTCTTGCTCCAGTAGGAAACAAAGATAAGCAG AAATTCATTCATGCGCTTTCTCCTACTCCAGCATCTACAATGTCTGCTATTGAGATTAGGGCGAAGTCGACGACCACTACCTTATCTCCATACACATATGAGGAGAAAACAGCTCATTCAATAGAAGCTGGAAAGAGGTCTAGCGATAGTATTTCTGATTCACAGTACTGGAGATACGATGTCCCACAAAAAAGGCAGAAACATGGAGATGGTAATAGGCTGTGTTTTAAGTTTGTATCATCTGGATCTTGTCCTCGAGGGGAAAGTTGCAACTTTCAACATGACGTAGATGCAAGAGAACAATCGTTGAGAGGTGTTTGTTTCGATTTTATGAACAAAGGTAAATGTGAAAGGGGTCCAGAGTGCAAATTTAAGCACAGCTTACAGGATGAAGGTGACAGCAATTCTCAACCGGGACGTGGATCTGGAAATGCTAACAGAAACAG GTCAACAGAGTGTTGGTTTTGTTTGTCAAGCCCCAAAGTAGAATCACATCTCATTATCAGCATAGGGGAGCATTACTATTGTGCCCTTGCTAAAGGCCCGCTTGTTGAAGATCACGTATTGCTAATTCCTATAGGTCATTCACCAAATACCGTTTCTCTACCCTCAGAATGTGACATTGAGCTCGATAAGTTTCAGAATGCTCTGAAGAAGTATTATAACAAACAAGGAAAGGAAGTTGTTTTCTTTGAATGGGCTTCGAAACGTACGACTCATGCTAATCTTCAG GTCGTTCCTGTTCCTTCAGCCAAAGCAGCTGcccttaaaaatatatttaacttAGCTGCTGAAAGGCAGGGGTTCAAGTTCACAACCATGAAAT CCAGTAACAATTATGATGGGAGAACATTGTTAGGGGAACAGTTCGACAGAAATTTTAGTTTCTTCTATGTTCAGCTCCCTGATGGTACAATCCTATCACATTCGATTGAAGAGAATGAGAACTTCTTACCCCAATTTGGACGCCAG GTTATGGCAGGTTTGTTGAAGAAGGCCGACAGGGatgattggaagaattgtaCAGATAGCAAAGAAGAGGAAACCAAGATGGTGGAAGATTTCAAGAGTGGATTTGGAGAATTCGATCCAAATAAGTAA
- the LOC126588304 gene encoding uncharacterized protein LOC126588304, whose amino-acid sequence MDKDYKNACWRRHGEQNIGEQNVAIGEEETGDEVIGMHDFLNDVFVQPLTEEGVGPSTEPSIGEGRPEEVETFFRLLEEADQDLWPGCKEFKKLEAVVRLYQIKCLAGMPDDIFTTLLELIKRMLPEGDCLPESCYKAKKLINDLGLTYVKIDACPNDCMIYWKDTSDLTVCSVCGESRYKVTNAADRSRKKIAAKVMWYFPLKPRLQRFFMSKHTAEHMRWHAIECPKDEFMRHPSDSPAWKHLDNLYPDFASEIRNVRLGLASDGFNPFGKMRNDHSTWPVVLSVYNLPPWMCMKQPNLLLSILIPGPRSPGKEIDVYMRPLIDELNELWEVGTPTYDAYSNQSFMMKAAVLWTISDFPAYGMLSGWSTHGYKACPHCMHDKESIYLPASRKICYMGHRRFLEDNHRFRRQTTAFNGRREHRSAPRQWTGLQCLEELCTLRFTFGKPKKNASVGQRRKRTSSSTSGNSQWKKKSIFYELPYWRHLLIRHNLDVMHIEKNICDSLVGTLLGIEKSKDGLVARADLEVLNIRRSQHPRREGNRTFLPPALFTLKREEKTAFCNVLSTIRVPDGYSSNLSRCVHVNERKIHGLKSHDCHVLMQQLLPLAIRSVLPKAVTMILLELSAIFRQLCSKKESEEGFKELSSRIALTLCQLEKIFPPAFFDIMVHLPVHLADEAALAGPVPYRLMYPIERYLQTLKRNVCNKGRPEGSMAEANLMDECLSFCSMYLRGVESRRNRRGRNEDGIGRGVSGEHVELDLNTLDQCHRYILNNCDEVNLFRSQHEEFLKTKHRRERLTMRQIKELSKKEFPEWFKQHMNSSYHANDTLISEDLHWLANYPSRVVSRYKSHIVHGFRFRIKSVDDKHKNQNCGVFVPANVPGAIGQVNCYGRVVDMFEVKYCGPTEAEDRGRAVMLFKCEWVNSESPRGMKTDQYGFTMVNFNQLGFKEDPFILASQALQAFYVDDTIEKDWHVVVRTQPRDLFDVLEDSDAIDDYAISNLDDRILDNENFHTRVGVEETPFLESLALPTEFVNHANVDDELTDDEGE is encoded by the exons atggataaagatTATAAAAATGCTTGCTGGCGACGTCATGGCGAGCAAAACATTGGAGAGCAAAATGTGgcaattggagaagaagaaacaggagATGAGGTGATTGGTATGCATGACTTTCTTAATGATGTATTTGTCCAACCATTAACAGAAGAAGGTGTTGGGCCGTCTACTGAACCGTCTATTGGGGAAGGGCgtccagaagaggtggagacttTTTTTAGGTTGCTTGAAGAAGCAGATCAAGATTTGTGGCCAGGGTGTAAGGAGTTTAAGAAATTAGAAGCAGTTGTAAGGCTGTATCAGATCAAGTGTTTAGCGGGAATGCCAGACGACATCTTCACAACTTTACTGgagttaattaaaagaatgtTGCCTGAAGGGGATTGTTTGCCTGAATCATGTTATAAGgcaaaaaaacttataaatgacTTGGGTCTTACGTATGTGAAAATTGATGCATGTCCCAATGATTGCATGATCTATTGGAAAGATACTTCGGATTTGACCGTGTGCTCGGTTTGTggtgaatcaagatataaaGTTACCAACGCAGCGGATAGGTCGAGAAAAAAGATCGCAGCTAAGGTTATgtggtattttcctttaaaaccaaGATTGCAACGATTTTTTATGTCGAAGCATACGGCTGAACATATGAGGTGGCATGCAATTGAATGTCCTAAAGATGAGTTTATGAGACATCCTTCAGATTCTCCAGCATGGAagcatttggataatttatatcCGGATTTTGCGTCAGAAATTCGAAATGTTCGATTAGGGTTGgccagtgatggatttaatcctTTTGGAAAAATGAGGAATGATCATAGCACATGGCCGGTGGTGCTTTCTGTTTACAATTTGCCGCCTTGGATGTGCATGAAGCAACCAAATTTGTTGTTGTCTATTTTAATACCAGGACCGCGCAGTCCTGGTAAAGAGATTGATGTATACATGCGTCCACTGATTGACGAGTTGAATGAGTTGTGGGAGGTGGGCACTCCAACTTATGATGCGTATTCCAACCAAAGTTTTATGATGAAGGCTGCTGTCTTATGGACTATAAGTGATTTTCCGGCTTATGGAATGTTGTCAGGATGGAGTACACATGGCTATAAAGCATGTCCACATTGCATGCATGATAAAGAATCCATTTACTTGCCGGCGAGTCGTAAAATTTGTTATATGGGGCATCGACGGTTTCTTGAAGATAATCATAGGTTTCGAAGGCAAACCACAGCTTTTAATGGTCGTCGTGAGCATCGTAGTGCACCAAGGCAGTGGACTGGTTTACAATGTCTTGAAGAACTTTGTACATTGAGATTTACTtttggaaaaccaaagaaaaatgcTTCAGTCGGGCAACGCAGAAAAAGAACTTCGAGCAGTACAAGTGGTAACAGTCAGTGGAAGAAGaaatctattttttatgaactacCTTATTGGAGGCATCTGTTGATTAGACACAATCTTGATGTTATGCATATCGAGAAGAATATATGTGACAGTCTGGTGGGAACATTGCTAGgtatagaaaagtctaaagatggATTGGTTGCACGTGCAGATCTTGAAGTCTTGAACATAAGACGCAGTCAACACCCACGTAGAGAAGGAAATAGAACATTTCTACCTCCAGCTTTGTTCAcgttgaaaagagaagaaaaaactgcGTTTTGCAATGTGTTGTCTACTATTCGGGTCCCCGATGGATATTCATCAAATTTATCGCGATGTGTGCACGTGAATGAACGAAAAATACATGGGTTGAAAAGTCATGATTGCCATGTTTTAATGCAGCAGTTACTCCCGCTTGCAATACGCTCGGTTTTGCCTAAAGCTGTTACTATGATATTATTAGAGTTGAGTGCAATTTTCAGACAATTGTGTAGTAAGAAGGAGTCTGAGGAAGGATTCAAGGAACTGAGTTCAAGAATTGCCTTGACATTATGTCAACTTGAAAAAATATTTCCTCCTGCATTTTTTGATATAATGGTGCACCTTCCAGTTCACTTGGCAGATGAAGCAGCTCTTGCAGGGCCTGTTCCCTATAGATTGATGTATCCAATTGAACg GTATTTGCAAACGTTGAAGCGCAATGTTTGTAATAAAGGTCGTCCTGAAGGTTCTATGGCTGAAGCAAATTTGATGGATGAGTGCTTGTCCTTCTGTTCCATGTATCTTAGAGGTGTCGAGTCTCGTCGTAACCGTAGAGGCCGAAATGAAGATGGTATTGGACGTGGAGTGTCTG GAGAACATGTAGAGCTCGATCTAAATACTCTTGATCAGTGCCATAGATATATTCTAAATAATTGTGATGAAGTGAACCTATTTAGAAG CCAACATGAGGAATTCTTGAAAACTAAACATCGTCGAGAAAGGTTAACTATGCGCCAAATTAAGGAGCTAAGCAAGAAAGAATTTCCAGAATGGTTCAAGCAACAT ATGAATTCAAGCTATCATGCTAATGACACGTTGATATCTGAAGACTTGCATTGGCTAGCTAATTATCCTAGTAGGGTTGTGAGTAGATATAAAAGTCACATTGTTCATGGATTTAGATTTCGTATAAAATCTGTGGATGATAAGCATAAGAATCAAAATTGTGGTGTCTTTGTACCTGCAAATGTTCCTGGAGCAATTGGGCAAGTGAATTGTTATGGCAGAGTTGTTGATATGTTCGAGGTTAAATATTGTGGTCCTACTGAGGCGGAAGATAGGGGTCGAGCTGTGATGTTATTTAAGTGCGAATGGGTTAATAGTGAAAGTCCACGAGGAATGAAGACCGATCAATATGGATTTACTATGGTGAATTTCAATCAATTGGGATTTAAAGAGGATCCTTTCATACTAGCATCACAAGCATTACAAGCATTTTATGTGGatgacacaattgaaaaagattgGCACGTAGTTGTTCGAACTCAGCCGAGGGATTTGTTTGACGTACTAGAGGATAGTGATGCTATTGATGATTATGCCATATCGAATTTGGATGATCGAATTcttgataatgaaaattttcatacAAGGGTTGGCGTGGAAGAGACTCCTTTTCTTGAATCATTAGCGCTGCCTACCGAGTTCGTTAATCATGCCAATGTCGACGATGAGCTAACAGATGATGAAGGAGAATAA
- the LOC126605733 gene encoding pathogen-associated molecular patterns-induced protein A70-like yields MADPSLSLAMWAWMLSWFTPSSLFILLNLMIGIIVLSSRYETHKKPEHQQQLQQQEEQPGLFSSPQLERTPSLLDRVRSINFSHYKFEQPNPETHYTPPQHADLDNSTGSNRTPSPLLERTPSLLDRFRSINFSHYQFEQSTSPEVQSGESAAQHPGSSQTDRNSPVGLARTPSLLERLKSMDFPFYRPAHADPENKIHEPEASEHEAHDPSSSEENLVHRNKSNSGNGARVNQHEKIKKSASENSRLRGGVEGNNNETDIRPATPRVKKTRSFGGHEAVDAKANDFINKFKQQLRQQRVQAAAETAEARIN; encoded by the coding sequence ATGGCGGACCCGTCGTTGTCTTTGGCCATGTGGGCATGGATGCTCAGCTGGTTCACGCCCTCCTCGCTCTTCATCCTCCTCAACCTCATGATCGGCATCATAGTCCTCAGCTCCCGCTATGAGACCCACAAAAAACCTGAGCACCAACAACAACTGCAGCAGCAAGAAGAGCAACCCGGCCTGTTCAGCTCGCCTCAACTCGAACGAACCCCCTCACTCTTGGACCGGGTCCGGTCGATAAACTTCTCCCACTACAAATTCGAGCAACCGAATCCTGAAACCCATTACACGCCGCCACAACATGCAGATTTAGATAATTCGACCGGATCAAACCGGACTCCCTCACCCCTACTCGAACGAACTCCCTCGCTATTGGACCGGTTTCGGTCCATCAACTTTTCCCACTACCAATTTGAACAATCCACCAGCCCAGAAGTCCAATCCGGCGAATCAGCAGCACAACATCCTGGTTCGAGTCAGACAGACCGCAATAGTCCGGTCGGGTTAGCTAGGACACCCTCGCTCTTGGAGCGGCTCAAGTCGATGGATTTCCCATTCTACCGGCCCGCACATGCGGACCCAGAGAATAAAATTCATGAACCGGAAGCGTCCGAACATGAGGCCCACGATCCAAGTTCGAGTGAAGAAAACTTGGTTCATCGGAATAAGTCGAACTCGGGTAATGGCGCTCGGGTAAACCAGCATGAGAAGATAAAAAAGTCGGCCAGCGAGAACTCGCGGCTCCGAGGAGGGGTTGAAGGAAACAACAACGAAACGGACATTAGGCCAGCGACGCCGAGGGTGAAGAAAACGAGATCGTTTGGAGGACACGAAGCAGTTGACGCGAAAGCTAACGATTTCATAAACAAGTTTAAGCAGCAGCTGAGACAGCAAAGAGTTCAAGCAGCAGCTGAGACTGCAGAGGCTCgaatcaattaa
- the LOC126605719 gene encoding zinc finger CCCH domain-containing protein 64-like isoform X1, with amino-acid sequence MAPPKILLSGDVSGNLKQLFKRVVSVNKSAAGPFDALLCVGQFFPDSADQLDEFNDYIEGRAQIPLPTYFIGDYGVGAAKVLLAATRDAGNQGFKLDGLKICNSLYWLKGSGKFTLHGLSVAYLSGQQSSDSQQFGTYNQDDVDVLRAIAEEPGIIDLFLTNKWPSGITNRANISDAPSGVSEPFGTDNIVAELVAEIKPRYHIAGTKGVFYAREPYSNVDAVHVTRFLGLAPVGNKDKQKFIHALSPTPASTMSAIEIRAKSTTTTLSPYTYEEKTAHSIEAGKRSSDSISDSQYWRYDVPQKRQKHGDGNRLCFKFVSSGSCPRGESCNFQHDVDAREQSLRGVCFDFMNKGKCERGPECKFKHSLQDEGDSNSQPGRGSGNANRNRSTECWFCLSSPKVESHLIISIGEHYYCALAKGPLVEDHVLLIPIGHSPNTVSLPSECDIELDKFQNALKKYYNKQGKEVVFFEWASKRTTHANLQVVPVPSAKAAALKNIFNLAAERQGFKFTTMKSSNNYDGRTLLGEQFDRNFSFFYVQLPDGTILSHSIEENENFLPQFGRQVMAGLLKKADRDDWKNCTDSKEEETKMVEDFKSGFGEFDPNKSFFPSL; translated from the exons ATGGCTCCCCCCAAAATTCTGCTCTCCGGCGACGTTTCAGGCAACCTAAAGCAGCTCTTCAAACGCGTCGTTTCG GTCAACAAATCGGCGGCGGGTCCATTCGACGCGCTGCTCTGCGTGGGCCAGTTCTTCCCCGACTCGGCGGACCAGCTCGACGAGTTCAACGATTACATCGAAGGCCGGGCCCAAATTCCTCTCCCGACCTACTTCATCGGCGACTACGGCGTCGGCGCCGCCAAGGTCCTCCTAGCTGCGACGAGAGACGCCGGCAACCAAGGCTTCAAATTGGACGGCTTGAAGATTTGCAACAGCCTCTACTGGTTGAAAGGCAGTGGCAAGTTCACGCTCCACG GGTTATCTGTGGCATATTTATCTGGTCAGCAATCTTCGGATAGCCAACAGTTTGGGACGTATAATCAGGACGATGTTGATGTATTGCGAGCGATTGCTGAGGAGCCAGGAATTATTGACTTGTTCCTAAC TAATAAATGGCCAAGCGGGATCACTAATAGAGCAAATATATCTGATGCTCCCTCTGGAGTTTCCGAGCCTTTTGGCACTGACAATATTGTGGCAGAGTTAGTAGCCGAGATCAAGCCACG CTATCATATTGCAGGCACGAAAGGCGTGTTCTATGCACGTGAACCTTACTCTAACGTTGATGCTGTGCATGTCACACGCTTCTTGGGTCTTGCTCCAGTAGGAAACAAAGATAAGCAG AAATTCATTCATGCGCTTTCTCCTACTCCAGCATCTACAATGTCTGCTATTGAGATTAGGGCGAAGTCGACGACCACTACCTTATCTCCATACACATATGAGGAGAAAACAGCTCATTCAATAGAAGCTGGAAAGAGGTCTAGCGATAGTATTTCTGATTCACAGTACTGGAGATACGATGTCCCACAAAAAAGGCAGAAACATGGAGATGGTAATAGGCTGTGTTTTAAGTTTGTATCATCTGGATCTTGTCCTCGAGGGGAAAGTTGCAACTTTCAACATGACGTAGATGCAAGAGAACAATCGTTGAGAGGTGTTTGTTTCGATTTTATGAACAAAGGTAAATGTGAAAGGGGTCCAGAGTGCAAATTTAAGCACAGCTTACAGGATGAAGGTGACAGCAATTCTCAACCGGGACGTGGATCTGGAAATGCTAACAGAAACAG GTCAACAGAGTGTTGGTTTTGTTTGTCAAGCCCCAAAGTAGAATCACATCTCATTATCAGCATAGGGGAGCATTACTATTGTGCCCTTGCTAAAGGCCCGCTTGTTGAAGATCACGTATTGCTAATTCCTATAGGTCATTCACCAAATACCGTTTCTCTACCCTCAGAATGTGACATTGAGCTCGATAAGTTTCAGAATGCTCTGAAGAAGTATTATAACAAACAAGGAAAGGAAGTTGTTTTCTTTGAATGGGCTTCGAAACGTACGACTCATGCTAATCTTCAG GTCGTTCCTGTTCCTTCAGCCAAAGCAGCTGcccttaaaaatatatttaacttAGCTGCTGAAAGGCAGGGGTTCAAGTTCACAACCATGAAAT CCAGTAACAATTATGATGGGAGAACATTGTTAGGGGAACAGTTCGACAGAAATTTTAGTTTCTTCTATGTTCAGCTCCCTGATGGTACAATCCTATCACATTCGATTGAAGAGAATGAGAACTTCTTACCCCAATTTGGACGCCAG GTTATGGCAGGTTTGTTGAAGAAGGCCGACAGGGatgattggaagaattgtaCAGATAGCAAAGAAGAGGAAACCAAGATGGTGGAAGATTTCAAGAGTGGATTTGGAGAATTCGATCCAAATAA GTCATTTTTTCCGTCACTTTGA